A DNA window from Cervus canadensis isolate Bull #8, Minnesota chromosome 30, ASM1932006v1, whole genome shotgun sequence contains the following coding sequences:
- the CCL21 gene encoding C-C motif chemokine 21 — MAMAQSLVLSILVLVLAFCILQVQGSDGGAQDCCLTYSRKEIPANIVRGYRKQNISLGCAMPAILFSPRKRSQPELCADPKEPWVQKLMRRLDKPSAPRKPAQDCKKNKGATKSGKKGKGSKGCKRTETSKGP, encoded by the exons ATGGCCATGGCTCAGTCACTGGTCCTGAGCATCCTTGTCCTGGTCCTGGCCTTCTGCATCCTCCAGGTCCAAG GCAGTGATGGAGGGGCACAGGACTGTTGCCTCACGTACAGCCGAAAGGAGATTCCCGCCAACATTGTCCGCGGCTACCGGAAGCAGAACATAAGCCTGGGTTGCGCCATGCCAGCTATCCT GTTCTCGCCTCGGAAACGCTCTCAGCCAGAGCTATGTGCAGACCCTAAAGAGCCCTGGGTGCAGAAACTGATGCGGCGCCTGGACAAGCCATCAGCCCCACGGAAACCAGCCCAGGACTGTAAGAAGAACAAAGGGGCCACCAAGTCTGGCAAGAAGGGGAAGGGTTCCAAAGGCTGTAAGAG GACTGAGACCTCAAAAGGGCCATAG